A region from the Riemerella anatipestifer genome encodes:
- a CDS encoding DEAD/DEAH box helicase family protein has product MSKTFKEHIIFPKTYEYSSDSEHMPLEFYEEAFPISKKIDLLLGYFSTNAIKALSMSLAEFIYNGGSMRLITNHFFSKDDYDFIINNEKEVSEEIINIFSDLSKLQKNLSPESKHFFDCLLYLKNQGRLEIRPVKFRGNSMSHSKIMILNDGRDTITTAGSINFTLSALLKNAEHFQVEVPWNGDLSKRRITGNVKKFNDIFNNSHPDYRHIGNDELIKVIDTIGKPKELHELLDDSYNLNGKDEISQKIVSIRNKRKLRFEEIIEQIQIIPKFPRNGLPRPYQITAYENWVKNNYKGIFGMATGTGKTKTSLICILNEYNKTQSYLSIILVPSIALLNQWEEEVLEFNFQNIIKVGGGNNWEKELSNFTSNYLAGIKKDLIIISTYNSFSTAKFQKYFKKIEKGFTLIADEAHNLGAKTIKKAIKDSTIERRIGLSATPKRIYDLEGSEFIDLFFKDKEPYTYSFSMKQALDEGYLTQYKYYPYLVELNDEELERYTDISKKLLRYFDFEKGSFKNDPVVEKLLLLRKNIIHKARNKISCFVEILNELKRMNKLKYIFCYIPEGYVYNEDRNAERILNQFLIAGNEAIPNLRMNSYIGDGQNLDEILRGFGDGKIDLLFAMKMLDEGVDIPRAEIGIFASSTGNPRQFIQRRGRLLRLHDDKPFATIFDMVVVPKLNDNNEELFNMERNLVKNELRRVSYFASLSMNFYDSRNNLEQVCRKYNLDLDTIINEL; this is encoded by the coding sequence TTGAGTAAAACTTTTAAAGAACATATTATTTTTCCTAAAACTTATGAATACAGCTCTGATAGTGAGCATATGCCTTTGGAGTTTTATGAGGAGGCATTTCCTATTTCTAAAAAAATAGATTTATTGTTAGGGTATTTTAGCACCAATGCTATTAAGGCTTTGTCAATGAGTCTAGCGGAGTTTATTTATAATGGTGGAAGTATGAGACTTATAACTAACCACTTCTTTAGCAAAGATGATTATGATTTTATAATTAATAATGAGAAGGAAGTTAGTGAAGAAATAATTAATATATTCTCAGATCTTTCAAAACTTCAAAAAAATCTTAGTCCAGAAAGTAAACACTTTTTTGACTGTTTATTGTATCTAAAAAATCAAGGCAGATTAGAAATAAGACCTGTTAAATTTAGGGGTAATTCTATGTCACATTCCAAAATTATGATTTTAAATGATGGCAGGGATACCATTACAACCGCAGGAAGTATTAATTTTACTTTATCAGCATTATTAAAAAATGCAGAACATTTTCAAGTTGAAGTTCCATGGAATGGGGATTTATCAAAAAGAAGAATAACAGGAAATGTAAAAAAATTCAATGATATATTTAATAACAGTCATCCAGATTATAGGCATATTGGAAATGACGAATTAATTAAAGTTATTGATACTATAGGTAAACCTAAAGAATTACATGAACTATTAGATGATTCTTACAATCTTAATGGTAAAGATGAAATTTCCCAAAAGATTGTTAGTATAAGAAATAAAAGAAAATTAAGATTTGAAGAGATAATAGAACAAATACAAATTATACCAAAGTTCCCTAGAAATGGTTTACCAAGACCATATCAAATTACAGCTTATGAAAATTGGGTTAAAAACAACTATAAAGGTATATTTGGAATGGCTACTGGAACTGGAAAAACTAAAACATCTTTGATTTGTATATTAAATGAGTATAACAAAACTCAGTCATATTTGTCCATAATTTTAGTTCCTAGTATTGCTCTGTTAAATCAATGGGAAGAAGAGGTATTAGAATTTAATTTTCAAAACATTATTAAAGTTGGTGGTGGAAATAATTGGGAAAAAGAATTGTCAAATTTCACAAGTAACTATTTGGCAGGAATAAAAAAAGACTTAATTATTATTTCAACATACAATAGTTTTTCAACTGCTAAGTTTCAAAAATATTTCAAAAAAATTGAAAAAGGCTTTACCTTAATAGCTGATGAAGCACATAACCTTGGGGCAAAAACAATTAAAAAAGCTATAAAAGACAGCACTATTGAAAGAAGGATTGGTTTGTCTGCAACACCAAAGAGGATTTATGATTTGGAGGGTTCAGAGTTTATTGATTTATTTTTCAAAGACAAAGAGCCTTATACATACTCCTTTAGCATGAAACAGGCATTAGATGAAGGGTACTTAACTCAATATAAGTATTATCCATATTTAGTAGAATTAAATGATGAAGAACTTGAAAGATATACAGATATTTCAAAAAAGTTATTAAGATATTTTGATTTTGAAAAGGGTTCATTTAAAAACGATCCAGTGGTTGAAAAACTTTTACTTTTAAGAAAAAACATAATACATAAAGCTAGAAACAAAATTTCTTGTTTTGTTGAAATCTTAAATGAATTAAAAAGAATGAATAAGCTAAAATATATTTTTTGCTATATTCCTGAAGGATATGTTTATAATGAAGATAGAAATGCAGAAAGAATTTTAAATCAATTCCTAATAGCAGGAAATGAAGCTATACCAAATTTGAGAATGAACTCCTATATTGGTGATGGTCAGAATCTAGATGAAATCTTAAGGGGGTTTGGTGATGGTAAGATTGACTTACTTTTTGCAATGAAAATGTTAGATGAAGGTGTTGATATACCTAGAGCAGAAATAGGAATCTTTGCAAGTAGTACAGGAAACCCAAGACAGTTTATTCAGAGAAGAGGAAGGTTATTAAGATTACATGATGATAAACCCTTTGCTACAATATTTGATATGGTAGTTGTACCAAAACTTAATGATAATAATGAGGAACTCTTTAATATGGAAAGAAACCTTGTTAAAAATGAGTTAAGGAGAGTTAGTTATTTTGCAAGTCTTTCAATGAACTTTTATGATTCTAGAAATAATTTAGAACAAGTTTGTAGAAAGTACAATTTGGATTTAGATACAATAATAAACGAATTATAA
- a CDS encoding helix-turn-helix domain-containing protein gives MEKTEILKKIGKKVKEMRESKGLSQVELVGKMQGEIDPTNISRIESGRTNPTIYTLYRIAEALEIKISDLVDIEN, from the coding sequence TTGGAAAAAACTGAAATTCTTAAAAAAATAGGAAAAAAAGTTAAGGAGATGAGAGAATCTAAAGGGTTATCTCAAGTGGAACTAGTAGGTAAAATGCAAGGAGAAATAGACCCTACCAATATTTCTAGAATAGAATCAGGAAGAACCAATCCAACCATCTACACATTATATAGAATTGCAGAAGCCCTAGAAATTAAAATAAGTGATTTGGTAGATATAGAAAACTAA
- a CDS encoding DUF805 domain-containing protein, with the protein MFKNPFSFSGRIRRTEYGISFIIYIILLSIISSYQEFLIQDIADSEENTYLLTLTFLLYIPLLWFIIAQNTKRCHDRGNSGFYQFIPFYTLWLIFGEGEPNANEYGENPKDKIQLTPNKPLNGKKMNGNYSKFIQKIKQMKFINKINSLNLSSDEIIVLSAVTGTFVATLLGCILGETIYYYGDGDRASADSYSYSEFHFNYVCAIASFIIVGGLVYLYLNRENKKNNN; encoded by the coding sequence ATGTTTAAAAATCCTTTTTCTTTTAGTGGTAGAATTAGAAGAACTGAGTATGGAATTAGTTTTATAATCTACATCATATTGCTTTCAATTATTTCTTCCTATCAAGAATTTCTAATTCAAGATATAGCTGATAGTGAAGAAAATACTTATTTATTAACTCTTACCTTTCTATTATATATACCATTACTCTGGTTTATTATAGCACAAAATACCAAAAGATGTCATGACAGAGGGAATAGTGGTTTTTATCAATTTATTCCATTTTATACCCTATGGCTAATATTTGGTGAAGGGGAACCAAATGCTAATGAATATGGGGAGAATCCAAAAGATAAAATACAATTAACACCTAATAAACCTTTAAATGGAAAAAAAATGAATGGAAATTACTCAAAGTTTATTCAAAAGATAAAACAGATGAAATTTATCAATAAGATTAATTCTCTTAATTTATCATCAGATGAAATCATAGTACTTTCAGCAGTCACTGGAACATTTGTAGCAACACTATTGGGTTGTATTTTGGGAGAGACCATATATTATTATGGGGATGGTGATAGGGCATCTGCTGATAGTTATTCCTATAGTGAATTTCATTTTAACTATGTCTGTGCAATTGCTAGTTTCATTATTGTGGGAGGATTGGTATATCTCTACTTAAATAGAGAAAATAAAAAAAATAATAATTAA